The region TCACTCAGGTTGTCCATCAGGGCCTCAAGCCGCCTGTTCCTCACTGCCGCGATCAGGAACCTGTGGAACTGGTCGCCGAGGGCCCTACAGGCGTCCTCATCCCCTCTCCGGATGGCGTCATCAGCCCCTTCGATCAGGCTTTCCGCCTCCTCGATCTGCTCCTTGGTAAGCGTACGCGCAGCCACGCGGGCCGCCATGCCTTCGAGAAGGCTCTTGAGGTGATACACTTCGCGTATATCCTCGCGCGAAATCGGGGCGACGTAAAAGCCCTTGTATGGATAGAAGACCACCAGTCCCTCCTTCTCGAGTTTGCGGAGGGCATCTCTCACCGGCGTCTTGGAAATGTGCAGCTGCTGCGCCAGCGACGTTTCCACAAGAGGCTGGCCCGGCCTCAGCACGAGGTTGATAATGGCGGCCTTGATACTCTGATACGCGCGTTCGGTGAGGGGCAATGCCCCTTCAAGCGGTTCAAGCGATGCCATGATCGGCTAAGACCTCCCACGAAACCGGCGCCCGGCCTGGCGGCGGTCGGGCCAGCTACTCCTTAAGCCCCTTGAACGGGCGGACTTCGAACAGCACCGTGCCCCCGGGTGTGTAGGGCTGACCCGGGTCGGCACACTGCCAGAGGCGGCCCTCAAGTCCAAGATTGTCGAGGTCGACACCCAGCCGGACGGCAAAAACCACGGGATACAACCCGCAAAACGCGTAGCCGCATATGGGGCCGGATTTCTCTTTGCAAATGTTGGCGCCCTTCAGGACGATCTTATCACCCGGCTTGATGCCTGCCGCGCAATGGCCCTTTACTTCTCTCGCAACGATCTCGACTTCTCGGGTTATCTCGGCCACCCTCTTCATTTCTCAACCCCCCAGCACTATAGCCACAGGTAGATTGTTTGACCGAGGTTCAAACCTGCGCGCGGCGGTCCACGAGCTGGCGGCGGACCATAACCGCCATCGTAAGCACCGCCACCAGGAGTAGAGTAGCGCTGATGGGGCGCGTCACAAAGATGGACCACGACCCGTGTGACATGATCAGCGCCTGCCTTACCGCGTTCTCGATCATTGGTCCGAGGATCAGGGAGAGTACCACCGGCGCTACCGGATAGCCGTATTTCTCCATGAAGTAGCCGAGCACCCCGAACGCTATGGCGAACATCACCTGCAGCGTGGAGCCCGACTCCGCAAATGCCCCAATTATCGAGAACACCGCCACGGTAGCGACAAGATACTCCTTCCTGATGGTGGCCATCAGGGTTACCGGTTTGATGAGAAAGAATCCTACCGCGAACATGATCAGATTGGCCAGTATCATTCCGGCGAAGATCGGGTAGATCACGTCGAGGTTATCCTTGAACAGCATTGGCCCGGGCTGGAGACCCTGGATCGTCAAGGCGCCCAGCAACACCGCGGTGACGGCGTCTCCGGGAATTCCCAGGGTAAGCATGGGTATCATCGCGCCGCCGGAGACAGCGTTGTTCGCCGATTCAGGCGCGGCGATCCCCTCGATAATACCCGTGCCGAATAGTTCGGGATTCCTTGATGTGCGCCTTGCTTCCCCGTATGCCATGTACGCCGCGATCGTGCCCCCGGCGCCCGGGAGAATCCCGACCCACGTACCTATGAGGCTTCCGCGGACGGCAGCCTTCAGTATCCTCTTCAGCTCGTCCAGCGTCGGCCACACCCTGCCTATGTTCGTGTTAACAACCTGTACCCGGTTCTTTGCTCCAGCCAGCCGGAGCACCTCCGCCATCGCGAAGAAGCCGATCACGGCGGGCAGGAACGGCACGCCTCCAGCAAGCGCCAGGCTGCCGAAAGTGAACCGCGGCACCGGGAGGATCGGGTCAAGGCCGATAGTCGACAGGAGCAGGCCGAAGGCCGCCGCCATAGCGCCCTTCAGGAGGGACTTTCCGGAAACCGCGAACACCGTCGTCAGGCCGAACACTCCCACCGCGGCGTACTCGGCAGGCGAGAACGCCAGGGCGAAACGCGCGAGCGGCGGCGAGAGGAATATCATTATCAGCGCCGACACCAGCCCTCCGAAGGTCGAAGCGATGAGGGCGGCCCCGATCGCCTTGCCGGGTTGCCCCTTCTGGGCGAGCGGATAGCCATCGAGGACTGTGGCCGCCGCGGCCGGAGTCCCCGGTGTCCTGATGGTGATGGCGGTGATTGAGCCGCCGTACATACCTCCACAGTATATCGCCAGCAACAGGAGCAGGGCAGGAATTGCGGGAAGGCCAATCGTAAACGGGATCAGTAGAGCGATCGCCAACGTAGCCGTGAGCCCCGGTACCGCGCCGAAGACGATCCCTATCACGGCCCCCAGCATCATCACCAGGAAGTTTGACGGCTGGAACACAGCTTGTAGCGCGTATGCTATAGGGTGGGACATCTGGTCGCCCCCTTCAAGGTGTTCATCTAAACAGGCTTCCTGCAGGCAACGACGCCTTTAGCAGGTAGGAGAAGACCACGTGAACCACCGCCACGACGATCACCGCGTTGCCCGCGGCGCGTTTCAGGTCCCGCTTCTCCTGCGTGACAAGGGTGAGGGACACGCAGTAAAGAAACGTGGAGAGCATGAAGCCTATGACCACCATTGCGTAGTAGTAGGCGGCCGATAGCCCGACGGCGAGCAGCACTGTCGTAGTGTTTTCGTCACCGGCCCGATACCCATCCTCGGCCCCATCTTCGGTGAGCGGCCTCAGCTTTGCAGCTATTTGCAGGAGGGCCAGGACAATGAGCAGGCCGGCGGAGACCCGAGGAAAGAACTCGGGCCCCGCCAGATTGACCTCAAAGGATGGGAGCCTGCCAGCCGCATTGATGAACACAGCTGAAACCACGATGGCCAGCAATCCTGCCACCACATCAGGGTGCAACAGTTTGGCTTTCATCGTTTGCCCCACTTTCGACCTCGTCGTATTTCGGAACGCCAGGGTAATCACTGCTTGCCGGTCAGGTTCAGGTCCTTTACCACCTGGACAACCCTGGGATACAGGTTATCAACGAACTTCTTGAATTCCGCGGCATCCCTGAAGAACGGGTCGAACTTCGATTTCTTCGCGGATTCCAGGAACTCGGGGTTCTTGTACGCCTTGACGAAGGCATCTTCCAGGACCTTCTTCACATCCGCGGAGATTCCCTTCGGAACTGCTATCGCGCGCCAGGACTCGTACACCACGTCGTACCCGAGTTCCTTTAGCGTTGGGGCGTTCGGGTAATCCGGCATGCGGCTGTCTGTCGTCACAGCGAGCAGCCGGATAGTCCCTGACTTTATGTGCTGGTCGGCCAGGGAAATCGTGTTCATCTGGGCATCTATGTGCTTGCCGAGGAGCGCCGCATTGAGGTCCGGCGAGCCCTTGAAGGGAACTACGGAGAACTTGGCGCCGGAGGCTTTTTCGAGCAGCGCCACCGCCTGGTGGAATACGCCGCCGAGGGGCGTCGTGCCGATCTTCACCTTCTCGGGGTTCGATTTTGCGGACTCAACAAGGTCCTGAAGCGTCTTGAACTGGCTGTCTCCGTGCACCATAACGCCGAAGGGTTGCGCCGTGAATTGCATCAGGTACTCAAAATCATCGTACTTGACCGGAGACGTGCCCATGGCCTGATTCGTAAGGATGTCGAAGGTGGCCAGGCAGACGGTGTACCCATCGTTCTTCGCCTTCGCGGCTTGTGCCCAGCCCATGGCGCCGTTAGAGCCTGCCACATTGGTGGGGCTTATGGCTACGCCAAGCTCCTTTTCCGCGTGCTTGGCAATCAGCCGGGCGGCCAGGTCCGAGGCCCCGCCTGCGGGCCAGGGAATGATCATGTCGATTTGCTTGGCGGGAAATTTCTTTCCACTACTACAACCTGGCAAGACTAACCCGACCACGAGCGCGAGGACCAGGATCAACAAAGCGCTTCTCTTTGGTGGCATGTTGCGCTTACCCCCTTAATTCGGCTGAGTCAATACTAGAACATCAGGTTCAACGCTTCCTCTCCCGTCATACCCTCGGTCACCCCAAGTGAGCGCGCCGCTTCTGTGGCGGCATCGACGGTTGCGTCGAGGAGGTCTCGCAGCGACCTCACGCCAGTAACCCTGGCTCCAACGATTTCCCGCTCCCTGTGCAGATCATCGAGGCGCTTCAGGTCAACCAGGCCACACATCACGTAACCCCTGGGAGCAGCTATCGCTAGCAGGTTGGTTTTCGGGAGCTGGACCGAAATGCCCACGCACAGACCATTCCTCACTTTCAAGGGGACCATTTCTACCACGCGTTCACCTCCTGTCCATAATTGTCAGACGATACGGCATATCGGATACGATATCCGTCATGCCGGGTGTTCGACGCCTGGCCGGCTGATTCCTCCCCGGCATACAGACAGTTTCAGGGCAGGGCGGTGCACTCCGCCCTGCCCTGAAACGCGCCCCCGATCATCGCTTCGAAACACCATTGATCAGCCCTGGACCTAGTTGGTGTGCAACATGAGGTAATTCCTGATGTCTCCCATGACGCCGTCGATGTGATCCAGCATGGCCTTCTCGGCCGCCTCGGGGTTTCCATCAGCAACAGCCCGGTACACCTTGCGGTGCTCGTCAACAAGGCGGCCCTTCACGTGGAGTCTCACATACTCGTAAAGGGGGGCAAGCTCCGTATCCTGTGAAACGAGTTCGTAGGCGGCCTCCAGAGAGCGGTTTCCGCTGGCCCTGGCTACCAGCCGGTGAAAGAGCATATCCATGTCCGAGCCGGTTTCGCCCTGGTTGATGCGTCTTTCCTGCTCAATGAGGGCCTCCCCCATTCGCCCGGCGTCCAGGGCCGTCGCATTTATGGCAGCCAGCCTGGCCGTCTCGCGCTCGATCGCGCGCCTGGCCTGGAGCACCTCCAACAGCTGCTTGCACTTGCTGGCGTCAAGCAGGCGCTCGGCCCCGCCTGTACCGAACGCCCGCCGGCCGGCATCCAGGTATGCGAAACGCTCGACCCCCGACTGCGTAAGCATCCTTCCGCGGTTTGAGACCCTGGTGGTGAATCCCCTGGCGTCGAGCTCGTGAAGGATTCGGCCGGCGGTAGCCTCGCTGATGGGGTACCCGTGCCTGGCCAGCGTCTCGCGCAAGGCCCAGGACCCGACGGCGGCACCGGCGGCCTCGTGTATTGCCTTCAGTGTAAGGTACTCCAAATCAGATCGTGGAAGTGGTTTCATCGCACCTCGAGTACGCCTCCCGGCCTCGCGAGTCCCCGTCTATATCTGGTGGTCATATTCCGCCGGGTCGATCTTGACTTCAATTACCACCGGGCAGTCCCCGTAGAGATTGGCGCGTACGCAGTCTCTCAGTGACTCGAGGGACGCGCAAGACATGCCCCTGGCACCGAAGCCCTCCGCTATTTGAGCCCAACGCGCCGGCCCGAAGTCCACTCCGTAGCGTTCGTACTTCCTTCTTGCCTGGACGACCCTGATCAGCGACAGGCACTCGTCGTTGAATACCACGTAGACAACGCCTTGCTTCAATCTAACGGCGGTCTCAAGTTCGTGGACCATCATCGCGAACCCTCCGTCGCCGATGATTCCCAGCACGGGCCTCTCGCCCATGCACTTCTTGACGGCGATGGCGCCGGGAACACCGTAGCCCATCGACGACAGGCCATTGGACATGAAGAACGTCAGCGGCTGGCTGGCCGGCCAGATCTGGCCCGCGAGTAGCTTGTGGGAACCGACGTCACAGACGAATGCACCGCCGGCGGGGAGTGCCTCCCTGATGGCCATCAGTGCGGCTGCAGGAGACAGGCCGTTGGCGGAAGAAGCGCCGCCCGGGGCTACCTTCTCCCGTATTGCCGCACGCGCCGACGCCAGGTGTTCGCTGGTCCATTCGTGTCCGCCGGAGTAGCCCTTGCTCAGACTGGCGAGGATGGCTGGGATTGATCCAACGAGATAGTCCCCCTCCCATTCCGCGCGGTCCCTCGGGGATTCCTCCAGCCACACTATGGGCGCGGTCGCCGGCCACGTCTTGTCGGCCTCACTTGCGTCAAACCCCACACCGAGGATGAGATCGCACCCCTTGATGAACTCCAGCACCCGATCGTCCGCGGCCATACCGGTGGCAATCCCGACGAAAAGCGGGTGGTCGTGTGGAAACACGCCCTTTGCTTTGGGAGACAGCAGCACCGGAACGCCGTGACGCTCTACGAACTCCCGGAGTGGTCCAGCGACCGATACGGGATCCACATTGATGCCTGCGCACACCGCGGGGCGCTGAGACTTGCGGAGGCGCTCGACTACCTGAACCATGCTGACCGTGCTGTGCTGTTCGGCCCGGGGCGGCGAGGCCCCATCCCCCAGCGAACCCGGAAGGACTGCCTGAGAGCGACCCACGTTGCTCGCGAGTTCTAGGTGAACGGGTCCTCGGGGCCGCCTCATGGCGACCTCTATCGCGGCGGGAACCACTACATCCGCATTGTCCGGAGTGACTCTGACCGACCATTTCGTGACCGGACCGTAAAGCGAGCACAAGTCGATTCGCTGGTGCGGCATCTGCCTGTAAGTTTCAGTGGACAGCTGACCTGTTATCGCTATCATGGGCGACCGGTCGAGGTAGGCGTTCGCCACGCCAGTCAAGAGGTTCGTCGCTCCAGGGCCAAGTGTGGAGAGGCAGGCTCCCGGTCTGCCGGATACCTGGCCGGTAACGTCGGCCATGAACGCAGCGGCCGCCTCATGGCGCGTGAGGGTGAAGGTAAGACCGGCCCTCCGGCCACACTCAACGAAGTCGAGCACCTCGCCGCCAGGCAGCCCGAAGACCTCCCTGACCCCGGCGTCGAGTAGCCCTTTTACGATCGCTTCAGCTACCAGCATCGAAAGCCCCCCTATTCAGCACGCTCGCTATCGGGCGTGGGTTATTGCTCGACAGATGCAATTGCCAGTACCTCGATAAGCGCCCCCGCGGCCAGCCGCTGCACTTCGACGCAAACCCGGGCAGGTGGCTCGGCGGGGAAATACTCGCCGAACACGACGTTGAACTCGGGTACGAGGTCTAGATCCGTCACGTAACAGTCGATCCTGAGGACCGTCTCGAGCGACCCGCCCGCGGCCTCGATGACCGCCCGGAGGTTCTCCAGGGCTTGTCGCGCCTGTGCTGTCATCCCCGGGCCAGCAAGCTTTCCCGTGGCGGGATCGCGCCCCAGCTGTCCCGAAGTGAAGATGAGCCCCCGAATGCAGGTCGCCTGCGATATTGGCGACAGCGGTACGGGCGCTGCCCTGGTTCTTGTTACCGTCTTCCTCACGTTGCGCTTTTCTCCCCTTTCTGAAGACTATGAAGGTCGCATGGAGCAGTCGCAGGTATCCCTGATGAGTAGTGACCCTGCCTACCGCTGTTGCAAATGTTCTACGTGGGGCGGCTATTTCCTTCACGAGGTGGCTCGCGGTGAATCTATAATACTGGGGGCGGCGAACATTGATGAGTAATGAATGGCCCCAGGAAGCCTCGCTCCAGGGCGAAATTCAAGGGGCAAGCCCGGCGGCAAACAACCCACATGCTGTCGCAGGCTGTGCGAGGGGACTGTCAATCCCGGCGTGTCTGCCCTACTGTTCGGAGGCTTCCCGTCTGAGTTCGCCTATGGCCATGTTGACGGGGCGAACAGGAGTGATCGTGGAGATCGCGTGCTTGTACACGAGGAGCTGCTTTCCGTCACTGTCCATCACTACGGTGAAGTTGTCGAATCCCTTGACAAGCCCTTTAATCTGGAACCCGTTGACCAGGTAGATCGTGACGTAAACCGAATCCTTACGTACTTGGTTCAGGAAGCTATCTTGCAGATTGATCTGAGGCTTGGTCATCCAGAACGCACCTCGTTCCCATGCTCTGCTACCCTTTTCTACGCTGGCAACAGTTTTCCTTCAATAAGCCGGGTTACCTCTTCCAGAACGGAGTCCTTTGGGCGATTATTTCCAACGTTCACCCAGGTTATTCTAGGGTCGTTCCTGAACCAGGTGAGCTGCCGCTTGGCGAAGCGGCGGGTGTTGCGCTTCAGTAGTCGCACCGCTTCTTCGAGGGTGCTTCTACCGAACAGGAAATCGATCATCTCCCTGTATCCCAGGCTCTGCATCGAGAACAGCCGCTCCCCGTACCCCATTTCGTGGAGGCGCCTTACCTCCGACGGCAGCCCGGCGGCGATCATCCTGTCCACCCTGGCGTCGATCCGCCTGTATAGCTCGGGTCTGGGCACATCAAGCGCGACCACCAGCGTGTCGAGCAACCCCTCGCCGCGGCGCCGGGCGAACTCGGATAGTGGCACACCGGTCAGCCGGTAGACCTCCAGCGCGCGTATCAGGCGCCTCCGGTCGTTCTCGTGGATCCTTGCCGCCGAGACCGGGTCGACTTCCGACAGCATGTTGTGGAGCGCGCGTGCCCCCAGATTGTTCGCCACTTCCCCCAGTTCGGCGCGTATCCGTTCGTCGCCTGGAGCGTCGGGGAAACAGTATTCGTTTACGACGGCTCGAATGTACAAGGCGGTCCCGCCGACCATCATCGGGAGCCGCCCCCTCCCCACTATCGCGCGCGCCGCCTCCAGCACCAGCCGCTGGAACTCGGCGACTGAAAACGGCTGGTCGGGGTCGAGGATATCGATGAGGTGGTGTGGGACGCCGCGGCGTTCCTCCAGTGGGGGCTTTGCGGTGCCGATGTCCATGTGGCGATATACCTGCATCGAGTCGGCGGAGATGATCTCGCCCCCGTGCCTGAGCGCAAGTTCGATGCCCAGGACGGTCTTACCCGTGGCGGTCGCGCCGGTCAGCACGAACAGCGGCATCGTGTGGTGCACGTGCTACCTCCTGCCAAATCGTCTCTCCAGTTCGCCGATGCCTAGTTCGATCACGGTCGGCCTGCCGTGGGGGCACCTCAACGGATCCGAAGTCGCCGCGAGGTCGCGCAGGAGCTGCGCGGCCTCGAACTCCGAAAGGCTGCTTCCCGCCCTCACGGCTGAGTGGCATGCGGCCAGCGCGCGAGCGGCCAGTTCCACGGGACTCCGGCCGTGCGGCGCCGCCGACGCCGCCTGTACAACGCTGAGGAGCAGCCCGCGAGTGTGCGTCGAGTCGAAGCCCGACGGGATGCCCCTGAGCAGTAGGGTATTATTGCCGAAAGGCTCGACATTGAACCCCATTTCACGCAGCGTATCAAGTACATCGAGCGCCGCCTCATATTCGCCCGGCGGCAGGTCGACGACCTCGGGGACGACCAGCGTCTGGCTGGCAACGGGCTCTTCCCTGCGCGCGTACCGCTCGAACGCCACCCGTTCGTGCGCCGCATGCTGGTCGATAATGCATAAGCTTCGGGGCCCCTCCGCCAGGATGTAGGAGTCGAATACCTGCCCGACCACGCGGAGCCCGGCAAGGGGGCCCGCTGCGGGCCCAGGGACGGGGCCGGGAGGCAGTGGCTCGCCTCCGGCAGCGCTGTGACTGCGCTCAGGCGGCCCGTATGCCGCGACTGCCTCGCGGCCTGACCACGCGAGGCCCGCGCTTGCGCCCGCCGTTGAGTCGTTCGACTGTACTCCGCCAGGGCCTTCGCGAACCCATCCGGTTCCGGTGGAGGCCCGTGCCGTCGACGGGCCTGCGATTTCGACGCCGTTACACGCGGAGAGCGCCGCCCGCACTGCGGCGTAAACCGCACGCTTCACGTCAATCTCGCGGGATATCCTGACCTCGGTCTTCTGGGGGTGGACGTTCACATCCACCCATGCGGGCGGGAGCAGGATGTTCACGAAGAAAACGGGGTAGCGCCGCCCGTGTATCAGGCCGGAATATGCCTCCTCGATGGCAGCGCGTATGGATGGGGATCGCACGTGCCTCGAGTTGATGAATATGTACTGGATAGACCTGGCGCCGCGGGCGGTCCCGGGGTCGCCCGCGTACCCGCCTATCCGAACGCCGTCGCCGGCCGCCGGGCTGGCGGGCGTCCCGCCCCCGAGCGCGAGCATCCGGTCCGCCAGCTGGGTGCCGTACAGGGAGGCGATAGCGTCTTTCAGAAAGCCGGTCCCCTGCGTCCTCATCACCACGTTACCGTCCACGCCGAGGCTGAAGGCGACGCCGGGGTTTCCCAGCGCCAGCGCGTAAAGGGCGTCGGTAATCCGCGCCGACTCGGCGTCATCGCTCTTGAGGAACTTGAGTCTCGCAGGGACGTTGAAGAACAGGTTACCCGCCTCGACTGTCGTTCCGGGGGGCGCCGCGCACTCCTCCGAGGAAACCAGCCTCCCCCATTCCACCACCACCAGCGTGCCCGACGGGGAATCCGACGGGCGCGTCCTGAGCTCAACTCGCGAAACAGCGGCGATGCTGGCGAGCGCCTCCCCGCGGAAGCCCATGGTACTCACACCCGCGATGTCCTCCACCCGACGTATCTTGGAGGTGGCGTGTCTGGAGAACGCGAGCACGGCGTCGTCCCCGGGCATGCCGCTCCCGTTGTCGGTCACGCGGATGAGACGCCTCCCTCCCGCCTGGACAACGACCGCGATCCTCGTGGCGCCGGCATCGAGCGCGTTCTCCACAAGCTCCTTCACCGCCGACGCGGGGCGCTCGACCACCTCGCCCGCGGCTATTTTGCTGGCTGTTACCTCATCGAGTACGGCTATCCTGCCCAGGTGACACACCCCCTGTCCGACCCCAGCCGCGCGCTTGGCGCGGGGGTCACCCGGATTCCTTCAGGGTCTTCTGCATCTCAGAAAGCCTCGCGAGCGATTCCATGGGGGTCATGTTGTTGACGTCCGCGCCCCTGATCGCGGCGAGGACTTCCGCCTCCGCCGGAGTGAGGCGTTCGGCAGAGTCCGGGCCGGCCGGATCCTCGCCGCCCGCGCCACCGGCAGATCTTTCGCCGCCTCCAGCAGCGGCTGCCGTCTCCAGCAGCGATATCTGGCGAGGCCTCGAGGGGCTCTGCTCCTCCAGCGACCTGAGGATGACTTGCGCCCGTCTTATGACTTCCCGCGGTAATCCCGCCATCCGCGCGACATTGACGCCGTAACTCCTGTCGACGCTGCCCGGGGTCAACCGGTAGAGGAACGTGAGTTCACCGTTCTTCTCCACCGCCGTGACGTGGAAGTTCCTCACCGCGGCGAGACGACGTTCGACCTGCGCAAGCTCGTGGTAGTGGGTGGTGAACAGCGTCAGGCACCCGACCTCGTCGTGAAGGTACTCGAGCGCCGCCTGGGCGAGCGCCATGCCGTCGTAAGTGCTGGTGCCACGCCCGAGCTCGTCCACGAGCACGAGGCTGCGCGCCGTCGCCGAGTTGAGAATGCCGGCTACCTCGCTGAGTTCGACCATGAAGGTACTGCGCCCGCCGGACAGGTCCTCGTAGGAGCCCGTCCGATAGAACACCGCATCGAGCAGGCCGATTGTGGCGGCGGCAGCCGGGACGTATGAACCTATGTGAGCCATGAGTGCGATCAGGCCGGTAGTCGCCAGGATCGTCGACTTGCCGGCCATGTTGGGTCCCGTGATCAGGAGCACCCGCTGACCGGCGGCGTCGAGGCCGATATCGTTGGGGACGAACCTCTCGGGGCCGAGTACCTTCTCGAGGACCGGGTGGCGCCCGTCCTTTATCGAAATGACCGCTTCGTCAAGGACCGCGGGCCTCGAGTATCCGCATTCCGCCGCCACTTCCGCCAGGGACGCCAGGCAGTCCGCCTCTGCGACAGCCCTGGCCCTCTTCTGGATCTCGGCGCACCGCGCGGCCACCCTGTCGCGAACGTCGCAGAAGATCCCGTACTCGAGTTCCGACAGGTTTTGCTGCGCACCCAGCACCTGCGACTCCCTGTCCTTCAGTTCGGGTGTGACGAATCGCTCGGCGTCGGTCAGCGTCTGTCTCCGGATGTAATGCGGCGGCACGAGGTGAAGGTTCGGCCGCGTTACCTCTATGTAGTACCCGAATACCTTGTTGAAACCCACCTTCAGCGACTTGATCCCCGTGGCCTCACGTTCGGACTGTTCGAGCCGCGAGATCCAGCTCTTGCCGTCCCTTGAAGAGGACCTCAGGGAGTCCACAGTCGCGTCATAGCCGTCCCTTATCAACCCGCCATCCCGGAGCGTCATCGGCGGGTCCTCAATGATAGCGCGGGCAATCAACCCCGAGACGTCCTCCAGAGGGGCGATGGCCTCGACGATCTGCCTGATGAGGGCGGGCGGCCCGGCTTCCCCGAGCGACCGGAGCAGGAACGACCGTATTTCCCCCAGTGTTTCGAGCGATTGCGCGAGCGCGACGAGGTCCCTGGCGTTGGCCGACCCCGTGGACACTCGCCCGGCTATCCGCTCCATGTCGTATACCTGACGGAGGCTTTCCCGCAGGCGCATGCGTATCTGAGGGCTGTCGACAAGGAAGCCCACGGCGTTCAGCCGCTCCTCAACAGCGGCGACATTGCGCAGGGGC is a window of Bacillota bacterium DNA encoding:
- the mutL gene encoding DNA mismatch repair endonuclease MutL, which gives rise to MCHLGRIAVLDEVTASKIAAGEVVERPASAVKELVENALDAGATRIAVVVQAGGRRLIRVTDNGSGMPGDDAVLAFSRHATSKIRRVEDIAGVSTMGFRGEALASIAAVSRVELRTRPSDSPSGTLVVVEWGRLVSSEECAAPPGTTVEAGNLFFNVPARLKFLKSDDAESARITDALYALALGNPGVAFSLGVDGNVVMRTQGTGFLKDAIASLYGTQLADRMLALGGGTPASPAAGDGVRIGGYAGDPGTARGARSIQYIFINSRHVRSPSIRAAIEEAYSGLIHGRRYPVFFVNILLPPAWVDVNVHPQKTEVRISREIDVKRAVYAAVRAALSACNGVEIAGPSTARASTGTGWVREGPGGVQSNDSTAGASAGLAWSGREAVAAYGPPERSHSAAGGEPLPPGPVPGPAAGPLAGLRVVGQVFDSYILAEGPRSLCIIDQHAAHERVAFERYARREEPVASQTLVVPEVVDLPPGEYEAALDVLDTLREMGFNVEPFGNNTLLLRGIPSGFDSTHTRGLLLSVVQAASAAPHGRSPVELAARALAACHSAVRAGSSLSEFEAAQLLRDLAATSDPLRCPHGRPTVIELGIGELERRFGRR
- the mutS gene encoding DNA mismatch repair protein MutS gives rise to the protein MLRQYKDIKRQYPGMLLFFRLGDFYELFYEDAEVASRELELVLTGRDAGRGERAPMCGIPHHASTQYISRLISKGYRIAVCEQVEDPRTAKGLVNREVVRVITPGTVTDGEMLDERRNNYIASVSLIRGGGRRTVAGVAFADVSTGEFFTTQVEPDAGAAGAAVASAALPELLRVTPSEVLVPMALQNDPAIRTFRQQCPASIVTVYEERAFAPDEAASTMMRQFGVASVSGFGLDGMPAAVSAAGALLRYVRETQKSTVAQLSSVRVYRAGDYVSIDPSTRRNLELVRRDQDGSRRATLLWVLDRTVTAMGARTITAWIERPLRNVAAVEERLNAVGFLVDSPQIRMRLRESLRQVYDMERIAGRVSTGSANARDLVALAQSLETLGEIRSFLLRSLGEAGPPALIRQIVEAIAPLEDVSGLIARAIIEDPPMTLRDGGLIRDGYDATVDSLRSSSRDGKSWISRLEQSEREATGIKSLKVGFNKVFGYYIEVTRPNLHLVPPHYIRRQTLTDAERFVTPELKDRESQVLGAQQNLSELEYGIFCDVRDRVAARCAEIQKRARAVAEADCLASLAEVAAECGYSRPAVLDEAVISIKDGRHPVLEKVLGPERFVPNDIGLDAAGQRVLLITGPNMAGKSTILATTGLIALMAHIGSYVPAAAATIGLLDAVFYRTGSYEDLSGGRSTFMVELSEVAGILNSATARSLVLVDELGRGTSTYDGMALAQAALEYLHDEVGCLTLFTTHYHELAQVERRLAAVRNFHVTAVEKNGELTFLYRLTPGSVDRSYGVNVARMAGLPREVIRRAQVILRSLEEQSPSRPRQISLLETAAAAGGGERSAGGAGGEDPAGPDSAERLTPAEAEVLAAIRGADVNNMTPMESLARLSEMQKTLKESG